Genomic window (Leisingera methylohalidivorans DSM 14336):
TATCTTGTTCACACAACCCCGACCGGAGATCTGGAGGCGGTGCTTAAGGTCGTCGAAGAGCACCTCGACTATCAGGTCAAGCTTGAAGCCGAAGGGATCATGTTTGCCGCAGGCCCGAACTGGACCGAAGACGAAAAGGAGTGGCGCGGTGACGGGACCGTTGTGATCCGCGCGGCGTCGATGGATGACGCCCGCAAGATCATGGATGCCGATCCAATGCATTCGAAAGGCGCGCGCCGCTACACCATCAAGCCGTGGCTGGTCAACGAGGGCAAAGTAACGATCGAGCTGTCGTATTCGACTGGCAAGTTCAAGCTGCGCTGAGCGGAAAGCTGGAAAGATCACGGGAAAAAATGCGCTCTGGCCAATGGCCGGGCGCATCCCAGTCGCGCGCAGCGGGGAGCCGCAGCTGACCAGCCAAGCGACCGGTTGCTGGCAATTTCCTGTAGAAAAATCAGATCCGCCCGCGGCCGCGGGCGGATCAACTGATCAACTGATCAAAGACCAGTTACCATATCGGCATTAATAATTATGGGAAGAACATGCCATCCAAAGAGCTCACCTTGCGAACCCAGGCAATGCCCGCGGACACCAACCCGGCAGGCGATATTTTCGGAGGCTGGGTGATGTCTCAGATGGACATCGCTGCCGGCATTCGCGGCAGCGAGCTGACACTGGGCCGCGTTGTCACTGCAGGGGTCGGAAAACTAAACTTTGAGCGGCCCATCAGAGTCGGCGATACAATCTGCGTCTATACGGAAGCGGAAAGGATAGGCCGATCCTCAATAACGCTGCACGTGGATTGCATGGTCAAAAGGCAATTCTCGGGACAGCGGGAGCGCGCCGTGGTTGCGGAATTCACAATGGTTGCGCTTGACGAACATGGGAAGCCGCGGGCGCACTCACTTCGCGAAGACCAAACTTGATCGGCCTATTCCCTCAATGGGCAGCCGAATACAGGGGAAGCCGATGTTGACGCCGTGAAACCTCGCGGCGGTGCCATTTCAGGGGCGGCTTTTCTTTTTCACCGTTCTGGCCGGCCCAAGAATAACGTGTTTGATCCTCCGAGCGACCTTGACCAGCACCTAATGGACCATCCAGCACAGCGCCCGGAAGGCTGTTGCGGTAGTGCTGGCGTTGGACAGAAACCTTGCCAGCCTTCTATGCTCTTTTTATCCTGGAGGCGCGGTTCTGTTGTGTCTGGAAGGCGCGATGAACAGCAGGAATGGTTGGTTTGAAATCCGCTCGTAGGTGCGTCATTCAGTGACTGGTCTGATGAAATCTGCTGCGACACAGAAAAGTCGGCGCTGCTAGCTCAAATGAAGCTTCGGAGTTTCTGCACGTGCAGCCGCTGCACGCGCGTAAGTCCGGAAAGTCTGCGCACCTCGATGGTCGATCCCGATTACGGCGAAGCGATGGTTCGTATTTTATCCCTCAGACTAGCTTGCAATGACCTCTGTGGATGGCTCCTGCATTGCAAGACATTTTTTGGTGGTTTCAGCGGCGTTTTCGTCAGTAATATCGTCTGTCCGACCTGTTTTCGTGGCGGTCTGCCACTGGCCCTGATGGTTTCCACGAGCGAGGTTCCAATCGGCTCTGCGGCCTCATAGGGCCACGGACATTCCCGGAATTTCCTGGCTCTTGGTTGCCTTGTTTCCTCATCATCACGTCATCAGCCGCTACAGGATCGAGAAGGTCAGGTGCCTACTCGATGCAGAACCTGAGCCTGGCACGACGACGGGTGAAGGGGAACGTGACGATCCCGCTGATCTGGACTCTCACAAGCTGGACCTGCCACGGATTTGTGCCGCTCCTTTGATAGCATTTACTGCAGCAAAGGAGACGAACGATGGGACATGGAGGAACGGATGAATTCCGCCAGGATGCGGTGCGGGTTGCGCTGATCAGCGGACTGGCACGCAAACAAGTGGCATCGAATTCGGGCGTCGGGCTATCGACGTTGAACAAGTGGATTACGGCACATCGGCTGGCGTGCCCCCATCGGGTGGTCCGGTTTGATTGTTAGTGCATCCTCCCCCCTGATGTGCTCCCCGACGTGCCCTCGGCCGTCTTTAGAGCTTCCGCACTTCCATCAGGTTCACGGGCTGGTGTCGTGAACTGATTTCATGAGGTCCGCCGGGACGTTGTTCCCGATTGCCCCATGCGGGCGTTCTTCGTTGTAGTCTCTACGCCAAGCCTCCAACTTTTCGGCCGCATCTTCAAGGCTCATGAACCAGTGGCTGTTCAGGCATTCCGCACGCAGGCGGCCGTTAAACGCCTCGATGTAGGCATTGTCAGCCGGCTCGCCAGGACGTGAGAAGTCCAAAGTGACATCGTTGGCGCAGGCTCAAAGATCCATATCCTTCGAGATGAATTCGCTGCCCTGGTCGACTCGGATTGTCGCTGGATAACCGGTGCGTTTACAGATCCGTTCAAGCGTCGCCACCACGTCTTCGCCGCGATATGTGAACCGCGCATCCATTCCCGCCACCGGAAGTCAGCCGGAAGGGCCTCCAATTCGAGATCCAGTTCGGGTTCTGCGGTATCCTTGGCCATCGCTCAGACCCCGTAGAGCCGGAACGTATCGCGATCCTGTGCAGTTCCTGCACGGCACCAAGCTCCACCAGCCGGTCGCAGGAACTGCACAGGATCGCGTTGCTCGAGTGCCCTTTCAACGCGTCCGAAGGAGGCAGCACAGGCTTCCGCTGCGCACAACGCAAGCCGCTCCCGCAACCACGCCTGAGGCACACCTTCCCGATTGAGCATAAGATGCAGATGCGCCAGCGCGGCGCCCGGCAAAAACGCCACTTTGCCAGGTGTTTCCGGGTGGTGGCCCGTGAGCAAGGCCGGCATCCGGGGTAGCGTGTCGAGGGCGTGCGGGGGCTCAAGCCGCTCTGAAGCCCCGTTTTATATGACGACGGACACTATTTCACCTGCCACGCCACAATATGAAATCCTCACATTTTCGCGAACTCCGCACCGCCGCCATGGAGGTCTGGCGCACCATCGCTCAGCGCGATACCGCGTGATCATCGCAATCAGCCCCGGTTTCGGTCCTCGTCAGTTAACTTTATGGTGCCAGAGTTGATATCCGGCGGGTTTGACGATACCGCCGCAGTAGAATCCCTGCGCGAAGTTGCCCGGCGGTGCTACAGATGGGATCGGATCGGGCAGCAGTACTTCGGCCTGGTGCAGGCGATACACAGAAGACAAGAGGTCAGAGGCGATGCAGATAGATGAAACAGGGCTGCCGGGACTGAAGGTGCTGACACCCGCACGGTTCGGCGATGCACGCGGGTTCTTCAGCGAAAGCTGGAACCGGCAGCGGCTGGCCGCCCTTGGCATCGATCTGGATTTTGTGCAGGACAACCATTCTGTTTCGGCGCAAACCGGCACCCTGCGCGGCCTGCATTTCCAAGCCCCGCCCCACGCCCAGGACAAGCTGGTGCGCTGCGGCCAGGGCGCCCTGTTCGACGTGGCGGTGGATATCCGCAAAGGTTCACCTTCTTACGGCAAATGGTTCGGTATCGAGCTGTCGGCAGAGAACGGCAAGCAATTGCTGGTGCCCAAGGGCTTCCTGCATGGCTTCCTGACCCGGACGTCGAACACCGAGGTGATCTATAAATGCACTGATTACTATGCGCCCGAGTGCGACGGCGCGGTGGCCTGGGACAGCTGCGGCATCGATTGGGCGTTTGACGGCACGCCCGTCCTGTCGGACAAAGACAAAAGCGCGCCCGCGCTGGCGGATTTCGACAGCCCCTTTGCCTGGGAAGGATAAGTGATGAAAATACTCGCAGCCGGAGGCGCGGCATGAAGATACTGGTGACCGGCGGGGCCGGCTTTATCGGCTCGGCAGTGGTGCGGCTGGCCGTGGCGCGCGGCCATCAGGTGGTGAACCTGGATGCGCTGACCTATGCCGCCTGCCTGGCAAATGTGGCCGATGCCGCAAAAAGCCCGCTTTATGCCTTTGAGCAGGCCGATATCCGCGACCGCGCCGCGCTGGACCGCGTGTTTGAGACCCATAAGCCGGATGCCGTGATGCATCTGGCAGCGGAATCCCATGTCGACCGCTCGATCGACGGGCCAGGCGATTTTGTCGAGACCAATATCACCGGCACCTATCAGATGCTGGAGGCCGCCCGGAAGTACTGGATGCAGGCCGGCAGGCCGGACAGCTTCCGCTTCCACCACATCTCGACCGACGAGGTCTATGGCTCGCTGCCCGCGGATCCGGCAGTGATGTTCACCGAAAACACCGCCTATGATCCGCGCTCGCCCTATTCCGCCTCCAAGGCCGCCAGCGACCATCTGGTGCGCGCCTGGGCCGAAACCTACGGCCTGCCGGTGGTGCTGACCAATTGCTCCAACAACTACGGCCCCTATCATTTTCCGGAAAAGCTCATTCCGGTGGTGATCCTCAATGCGCTGGCGGGCAAGCCTCTGCCGATCTACGGCGACGGCTCCAACGTGCGCGACTGGCTGTATGTGGAGGATCACGCCGATGCACTCCTCCTGGTGGTGCAGAAGGGGGCATTGGGCCGCAGCTATAATATCGGCGGCGAGAATGAACGCTCGAACCTGGAGCTGGTGCAGACGCTCTGCGCCATTCTGGACGGGAAACAACCGCGCAAGGACGGGAAATCCTACACAGACCAGATCACTTTTGTCACCGACCGGCCGGGCCATGACGCGCGCTATGCCATCGACCCCAGCCGCATCCGCGACGAACTGGGCTGGCGGCCATCGGTGACGGTTGAGGAAGGTCTGGAGCGCACCGTGCAATGGTATCTCGACAACGAGACCTGGTGGCGCGCCCTGCAGGACCGCGACGGCGTCGGCCAGCGGCTGGGCACCGGCAAGTGAAGGCTACCCGGCTGGAAAGGCGGCGTCCGGCGGGGATATTCGGGACAGAATGAAAGGGGCGCGGATATGCGTATTCTTGTTTTTGGCAAAACCGGTCAGCTTGCCCGTGAGCTGGCAGCCTGTGACGGCATCACCTGCCTGGGCCGAGATCAGGCGGAACTGAGCGCCCCCGAAGCCTGCGCTGCCGCCATCCGCACCCATGCGCCGCAGGCCGTGATCAATGCCGCTGCCTATACCGCGGTGGACAAGGCTGAAGAAGAAGACGCCCTGGCCTCTGTGGTCAATGGCGCCGCTCCCGGCGCAATGGCGCAGGCCTGCGCGGATCTGGGCATCCCCTTTGTCACAGTGTCCACCGATTACGTGTTCGACGGCAGCGGCACGGCGCCCTGGCAGCCCAGCGATGCGCCCGGCCCGCTGAACGCCTATGGCCGCTCGAAACTGGCGGGCGAACAGGCTGTGCGGGCAGCGGGCGGTGCCCATGCGATCCTGCGCACCTCCTGGGTGGTCTCGGCGCATGGCGGCAACTTCGTGAAAACCATGCTGCGTTTGGGCCGTGCGCGCGAGCGGCTCACCATTGTCAGCGACCAGACCGGCGCGCCGACTCCAGCCCGGGACATCGCGGCTGCCTGCCTGAAAATGGCGCGGCAGTTGCAGGCGGATCCAGGAAAATCCGGCATCTATCATCTGGCAGGCGCCCCCCAAACCAGCTGGGCAGGCTTTGCCAGAGAAATTTTTGCCCGGGCCGGCATTGCCTGTGCGGTAAAGGATATTCCAACCTCGGCTTATCCCACGCCTGCGGCGCGCCCCTTGAATTCACGTCTCGACTGCACATCGCTGGAGACAGTTTTTGGCATCCCGCAGCCGGACTGGCGGGCAGGACTGAACGACATATTGAAAGAATTGGGAGAATTGGCATGACAGATGGCAAGCCCGGCACAGGAACCGCATCCGCCCGCAAAGGCATCATTCTCGCGGGCGGCTCCGGCACCCGGCTCTATCCGATCACCATGGCGGTCTCAAAACAGCTCCTGCCGCTCTATGACAAGCCGATGATCTATTACCCGCTCAGCGTGCTGATGCTGGCGGGTATCCGCGAGATCTGCGTGATCACCACGCCGCAGGACCAGGAGCAGTTCACCCGCCTCCTCGGCGACGGCAGCCAATGGGGGGTTGAGCTGACGTATGTGGTGCAGCCTTCTCCCGACGGTCTCGCGCAGGCGTTTATCCTGGCCGAGGACTTCCTGGCCGGCGCCCCCTCGGCGCTGGTTCTGGGCGACAATATCTTCTTTGGCCATGGTCTGCCGGACCTTCTGGCCGCCGCCGATGCGCAAACCGGGGGCGGCACCGTGTTCGGCTATCACGTGGCGGATCCGGAACGCTATGGCGTGGTCGGGTTCGACGATGAGGGCCGCGCGCGCGAGATCATCGAAAAACCTGAGGTGCCGCCCTCGAACTATGCAGTGACCGGATTGTATTTCCTGGATGGCACAGCGCCGGAACGGGCCCGGCGGGTTGCACCGTCGCCGCGCGGCGAGCTGGAGATTACCGATCTGCTGCAGATGTACCTGGAAGAAGGGTCATTGCGGGTTGAAACCATGGGCCGGGGCTATGCCTGGCTGGATACCGGCACCCATGGCTCGCTTCTGGATGCGGGCAATTTCGTGCGCACCCTGCAGGAGCGCCAAGGGCTGCAAACCGGCTGCCTGGAGGAAATCGCCTACGGTGAGGGCTGGATCGATGCGGACCAGCTCAAGGCGCGGGCGGAAAAATTCGCCAAGAACGCTTATGGCGCCTATCTCGAAGGCCTGCTGAAGTAGGCGGCGGGGCGGCCCGGCGACGTCTGGCCTCTGGTTCAAGTTGTCGTAAAGATTTCAGGCGGCACCTTCTGGCTGCGTCGAGCGGTATCTGACCTGACGTTGGACA
Coding sequences:
- the rfbD gene encoding dTDP-4-dehydrorhamnose reductase; amino-acid sequence: MRILVFGKTGQLARELAACDGITCLGRDQAELSAPEACAAAIRTHAPQAVINAAAYTAVDKAEEEDALASVVNGAAPGAMAQACADLGIPFVTVSTDYVFDGSGTAPWQPSDAPGPLNAYGRSKLAGEQAVRAAGGAHAILRTSWVVSAHGGNFVKTMLRLGRARERLTIVSDQTGAPTPARDIAAACLKMARQLQADPGKSGIYHLAGAPQTSWAGFAREIFARAGIACAVKDIPTSAYPTPAARPLNSRLDCTSLETVFGIPQPDWRAGLNDILKELGELA
- the rfbC gene encoding dTDP-4-dehydrorhamnose 3,5-epimerase, encoding MQIDETGLPGLKVLTPARFGDARGFFSESWNRQRLAALGIDLDFVQDNHSVSAQTGTLRGLHFQAPPHAQDKLVRCGQGALFDVAVDIRKGSPSYGKWFGIELSAENGKQLLVPKGFLHGFLTRTSNTEVIYKCTDYYAPECDGAVAWDSCGIDWAFDGTPVLSDKDKSAPALADFDSPFAWEG
- the rfbB gene encoding dTDP-glucose 4,6-dehydratase, which encodes MKILVTGGAGFIGSAVVRLAVARGHQVVNLDALTYAACLANVADAAKSPLYAFEQADIRDRAALDRVFETHKPDAVMHLAAESHVDRSIDGPGDFVETNITGTYQMLEAARKYWMQAGRPDSFRFHHISTDEVYGSLPADPAVMFTENTAYDPRSPYSASKAASDHLVRAWAETYGLPVVLTNCSNNYGPYHFPEKLIPVVILNALAGKPLPIYGDGSNVRDWLYVEDHADALLLVVQKGALGRSYNIGGENERSNLELVQTLCAILDGKQPRKDGKSYTDQITFVTDRPGHDARYAIDPSRIRDELGWRPSVTVEEGLERTVQWYLDNETWWRALQDRDGVGQRLGTGK
- a CDS encoding YciI family protein gives rise to the protein MSQNSIPAEAIKSLVEEKGMLAKQLYLVHTTPTGDLEAVLKVVEEHLDYQVKLEAEGIMFAAGPNWTEDEKEWRGDGTVVIRAASMDDARKIMDADPMHSKGARRYTIKPWLVNEGKVTIELSYSTGKFKLR
- a CDS encoding acyl-CoA thioesterase, which produces MPSKELTLRTQAMPADTNPAGDIFGGWVMSQMDIAAGIRGSELTLGRVVTAGVGKLNFERPIRVGDTICVYTEAERIGRSSITLHVDCMVKRQFSGQRERAVVAEFTMVALDEHGKPRAHSLREDQT
- the rfbA gene encoding glucose-1-phosphate thymidylyltransferase RfbA — translated: MTDGKPGTGTASARKGIILAGGSGTRLYPITMAVSKQLLPLYDKPMIYYPLSVLMLAGIREICVITTPQDQEQFTRLLGDGSQWGVELTYVVQPSPDGLAQAFILAEDFLAGAPSALVLGDNIFFGHGLPDLLAAADAQTGGGTVFGYHVADPERYGVVGFDDEGRAREIIEKPEVPPSNYAVTGLYFLDGTAPERARRVAPSPRGELEITDLLQMYLEEGSLRVETMGRGYAWLDTGTHGSLLDAGNFVRTLQERQGLQTGCLEEIAYGEGWIDADQLKARAEKFAKNAYGAYLEGLLK